The following proteins are co-located in the Lachnospiraceae bacterium genome:
- a CDS encoding DUF4004 family protein — translation MNLISKKDLLAITGISYGQLYRWKRQQLIPEEWFIKKASYTGQETFFPREQILSRIETILQLKDQHSMEELAKMFAEQTTQEGGLTAEALAQIEELPEQWRTKLPELLGKERVSLEELTVAIFITGQKQIPEQEQEELLANLPQPIPGGSSGAIGVFPLRGSYHLVIFKGTGALAFDQTIQLTMQAWSSIADPLMVKYKNLFKLGGASYGNQ, via the coding sequence ATGAATCTGATATCTAAAAAAGATCTGCTGGCAATAACCGGGATTTCCTACGGACAGCTGTATCGCTGGAAACGGCAGCAGCTCATTCCGGAAGAATGGTTTATCAAAAAGGCGTCCTATACCGGGCAGGAAACCTTCTTCCCCAGAGAGCAGATCCTTAGCCGCATTGAAACGATCCTGCAGCTGAAGGATCAGCATTCAATGGAAGAGCTTGCAAAAATGTTTGCCGAGCAAACAACGCAGGAGGGAGGCCTCACAGCAGAGGCTCTGGCGCAGATCGAGGAGCTGCCCGAGCAGTGGCGCACAAAGCTGCCGGAGCTGCTCGGCAAAGAACGGGTTTCATTAGAAGAGCTGACGGTAGCCATCTTTATCACAGGTCAGAAGCAAATCCCGGAGCAGGAGCAGGAGGAACTGCTTGCCAATCTGCCCCAACCGATTCCTGGCGGCAGCAGTGGAGCCATCGGAGTTTTCCCGCTGCGCGGGAGCTATCATTTAGTAATCTTTAAAGGAACAGGAGCGCTGGCATTCGATCAGACAATCCAGCTTACCATGCAGGCGTGGAGCAGCATCGCAGACCCGCTGATGGTAAAATACAAAAATTTATTCAAATTAGGAGGAGCATCTTATGGCAATCAATAA